The Myxococcales bacterium genome has a segment encoding these proteins:
- a CDS encoding UDP-N-acetylmuramate dehydrogenase yields the protein MFAPPPALPLVQGVSLAPLTTLRLGGPADVFLRATTDAALARGLDWARNAGLPVLVFGGGSNLVIGDEGFGGLALQVATRGIASRTTAEGIEVSAAAGEPWDAFVDFVTTEGWAGLECLAGIPGLVGATPVQNVGAYGQEVAETLLRVRVLDRETLAVRWLDARALDFAYRDSLLRREPTRFVVLEVVFGLRPGGLPSLRYAELARALADEPLPSLARVRQTVVALRRKKSMVLDAKDPNTQSAGSFFVNPVVDAATADAVRQKAVAVGLVPAPDQVPSWPLEGGRVKLAAGWLIERAGFARGERWGAVGLSSAHALALVHHGGGTTRALVALARRIQQGVEERFGVRLEPEPIFINVGF from the coding sequence TTGTTTGCGCCCCCACCAGCCCTTCCGCTCGTACAAGGCGTTTCCTTGGCTCCGCTCACCACCTTGAGACTCGGCGGCCCGGCTGACGTCTTCCTCCGTGCGACCACCGACGCGGCCCTTGCGCGTGGGCTAGACTGGGCGCGAAACGCAGGGCTTCCCGTGCTCGTCTTCGGGGGGGGCTCGAATCTGGTGATTGGCGACGAGGGCTTCGGCGGGTTGGCCTTGCAGGTGGCCACCCGGGGCATCGCGAGCCGCACGACGGCCGAGGGCATCGAGGTCAGCGCCGCCGCGGGGGAACCCTGGGATGCCTTCGTCGACTTCGTGACGACGGAGGGATGGGCAGGGCTCGAATGCCTGGCGGGGATCCCGGGCCTCGTGGGCGCCACGCCCGTGCAGAACGTAGGTGCCTACGGCCAAGAGGTTGCCGAGACCCTCCTGCGGGTGCGTGTGCTCGATCGCGAGACCCTGGCGGTACGCTGGTTGGACGCGCGCGCGCTGGACTTTGCGTACCGTGACAGCCTTCTGCGGCGGGAACCCACCCGTTTCGTGGTGCTCGAGGTCGTGTTCGGTCTGCGCCCTGGGGGCTTGCCGAGCCTCCGCTACGCCGAGCTTGCGCGCGCGCTTGCGGACGAGCCTCTGCCCAGCCTGGCCCGTGTCCGGCAGACCGTGGTGGCGCTTCGGCGTAAAAAATCCATGGTGCTCGATGCGAAGGATCCGAACACGCAGAGCGCGGGGTCGTTCTTCGTCAATCCCGTGGTAGACGCGGCCACTGCGGATGCCGTGAGGCAGAAGGCCGTGGCTGTCGGATTGGTGCCCGCACCGGATCAGGTGCCGTCGTGGCCCCTCGAAGGGGGGCGGGTGAAACTGGCTGCGGGCTGGCTGATCGAGCGGGCCGGGTTTGCGCGCGGGGAACGTTGGGGCGCCGTGGGACTGTCTTCAGCGCACGCGCTCGCGCTGGTGCACCACGGGGGAGGCACGACCCGCGCGCTCGTGGCGCTTGCGCGCCGGATCCAGCAGGGCGTGGAGGAACGGTTCGGCGTTCGTCTCGAGCCAGAGCCCATCTTCATAAACGTCGGGTTCTAA